In Candidatus Zixiibacteriota bacterium, one genomic interval encodes:
- a CDS encoding toast rack family protein has protein sequence MYKVLLFCLIAVTFCGGKSEAGSLRSKQIIFPPDEISRLEANFDIGAGEINLRPGDTTKAIVSADVEYDPKNIEVYSDYEKRGKTGYLEVGSEVQSHTHMDTEDNRWNIILSKQYQTELKIDIGACDADLDLGGIPLTFLKLSIGAAKGHLVFSSPNPATCDISIDAGASSFEIEKLGNANFEYLTLDGGVGEFIIDFAGEYKTKARARISIGLGKATIYIPSGLPIRIEAEDNFLSSVDFKNAGRFDIEDVYCESKDFHDSPVGLDIKIDVSLGKVEIVWVD, from the coding sequence CGCCGTGACATTCTGCGGCGGGAAATCTGAGGCGGGCAGCCTGAGGAGCAAGCAGATAATTTTCCCGCCCGACGAAATCAGCCGTCTGGAAGCCAATTTCGATATCGGAGCAGGGGAAATCAACCTGAGGCCGGGAGATACTACCAAGGCGATAGTCAGCGCCGACGTAGAGTATGATCCCAAAAATATTGAGGTTTATTCTGATTATGAGAAGCGGGGAAAAACCGGCTATCTGGAAGTCGGCAGTGAGGTTCAAAGTCATACCCATATGGATACGGAAGATAATCGCTGGAACATAATCTTATCCAAACAGTACCAGACGGAATTGAAAATAGATATCGGGGCCTGCGATGCCGACCTGGATTTGGGAGGCATACCATTGACTTTTTTGAAATTAAGCATCGGTGCGGCCAAAGGGCATTTGGTTTTCAGTTCTCCCAATCCGGCGACATGTGATATTTCCATCGATGCCGGGGCGTCCAGTTTTGAGATAGAAAAACTGGGGAACGCCAATTTCGAATATCTGACCCTTGACGGCGGCGTAGGGGAATTTATTATTGATTTCGCGGGAGAATACAAGACCAAGGCGCGGGCAAGGATCTCGATCGGTCTGGGAAAGGCGACTATCTATATTCCCTCGGGCCTGCCGATCAGGATCGAAGCGGAGGATAATTTTTTATCCTCGGTCGATTTCAAGAATGCCGGGCGTTTTGATATCGAGGATGTATATTGCGAATCGAAAGATTTCCATGACTCACCGGTCGGATTGGACATTAAAATTGATGTGAGTCTGGGCAAGGTTGAGATAGTCTGGGTAGATTGA
- a CDS encoding TolC family protein, which translates to MSRIGPYIMALAVLFLSVTGYSQTPKKICRIAYLEAGNYLVQKATMNVLRDDLDLLAGDSIDIQFLPDAYLTAEWKRDISRAMAGDLAKNKNVDLVIAAGPWVVSDLLEAGFKKPIVAIGQFDPEIMGLCDSLGRPIASNLTVNYSPNKIRNDIAALEKVFPSRKIGLLYFPSGDESEKLRDRVYAAAGQFGATVHTAKEFTPVGKYTFFNSFQKISRQIDVLYLPALWGMELDQIKQFFYETQNARVPTFVAEGILLVEKDAVAANCLRPYKSMARFSAYKIINIIRGAEPASLPTRLDEFEELCLNLDAAAKVGVAFPRKVMNDAKLLPALPADTVATYSLPRAIEQALAENAGFQANSLIYDRAVAEAKNAYVGFYPRVDLTMSAASTDNETAVTHFESLFNRESQVGLTVEQKLFSFPALKAVQIARKNMALKDVDRHQAEMDLRQSVVAAYLSVMEKEDLVAGLEEIMDRLRDIRDYSATGVRLGLADSSEIPLIEERLVKAKIELFNAKSDQRIARVIFNVLVDRPGDYDFLLDRGEFTPEVMAAMVRKLDEYIATGAKEKKFEQYLLDVGVRNSTAMAMADLNIGIQRDLLSRHKARYLPELSLQAGYSYGRQFSPAVSDKNHYWIFGGLLKFPLFPGDRTHSGKALQIGMDAVLYKKDAARYEKMREVLSEKNELAALMSTLPLDYFARNISSLNLDAARREYNAGKLSLRELLSQEERSSAQAVSTVENRYLFFLTYAELLYSCGVGYLIHSTPQENDFYRNLENYLK; encoded by the coding sequence ATGTCGAGAATCGGCCCTTATATCATGGCCCTGGCTGTTCTTTTTCTTTCAGTTACAGGATATTCCCAAACACCAAAAAAAATCTGCCGCATCGCCTATCTTGAAGCCGGTAATTACCTGGTACAAAAGGCAACGATGAACGTGCTGCGCGACGATCTCGACCTGCTGGCGGGCGATTCTATCGATATTCAATTCCTGCCCGATGCCTATCTCACGGCCGAATGGAAAAGGGACATCTCAAGGGCGATGGCCGGCGACCTGGCAAAAAATAAAAATGTTGACCTGGTTATTGCAGCCGGCCCCTGGGTCGTGAGCGACCTGCTTGAAGCCGGCTTCAAGAAACCTATTGTCGCCATCGGCCAATTTGATCCCGAAATAATGGGGCTCTGCGATAGTCTCGGGCGCCCCATAGCGAGCAATTTAACGGTCAACTACAGCCCGAACAAGATTAGGAACGATATCGCCGCACTGGAGAAGGTTTTTCCCTCCCGCAAAATCGGCCTGCTCTACTTCCCCTCGGGGGATGAATCCGAAAAACTAAGGGATCGAGTTTATGCCGCTGCCGGGCAGTTCGGCGCCACCGTCCATACCGCGAAAGAGTTCACGCCGGTCGGGAAATACACTTTTTTCAACTCCTTCCAAAAAATCAGCCGGCAGATTGATGTCCTGTATCTTCCCGCCCTCTGGGGAATGGAGCTTGACCAGATAAAGCAATTCTTTTATGAAACACAGAACGCCCGGGTGCCGACCTTTGTCGCCGAGGGGATTCTTCTGGTGGAGAAAGATGCCGTCGCCGCCAATTGCCTTCGGCCATATAAATCAATGGCTCGTTTTTCGGCCTATAAGATCATAAATATCATCCGTGGCGCCGAACCGGCCTCTTTACCGACCCGCCTCGATGAATTCGAGGAACTCTGCCTCAATCTCGATGCCGCTGCCAAAGTGGGCGTTGCCTTTCCCCGCAAAGTAATGAATGATGCTAAGCTTTTACCGGCCTTACCGGCTGATACCGTCGCCACTTATTCTCTTCCCCGCGCGATCGAACAGGCCCTGGCCGAAAATGCTGGCTTCCAGGCCAACAGCCTCATCTATGACCGCGCCGTGGCTGAGGCGAAAAATGCCTATGTCGGCTTCTATCCCCGGGTTGATCTCACCATGTCCGCCGCATCCACCGATAATGAAACCGCCGTCACCCATTTTGAGTCTCTTTTCAATCGCGAATCTCAGGTAGGCCTTACCGTGGAGCAGAAACTCTTTTCCTTTCCGGCCCTCAAAGCGGTTCAAATCGCCAGGAAAAATATGGCTCTCAAAGATGTTGATCGGCATCAGGCCGAAATGGATCTCAGGCAATCTGTTGTCGCGGCCTACTTGTCGGTTATGGAAAAGGAGGATTTGGTCGCGGGCCTTGAGGAAATCATGGATCGCCTCCGCGATATCCGCGATTATTCGGCCACCGGCGTCAGACTTGGCCTGGCCGATTCCAGTGAAATTCCTCTTATCGAGGAGCGGCTGGTAAAAGCCAAAATTGAACTCTTCAATGCCAAAAGCGACCAACGTATTGCTCGTGTCATATTCAATGTTCTGGTTGACCGCCCGGGCGATTATGATTTCCTCCTTGACAGGGGCGAGTTTACCCCCGAAGTCATGGCGGCGATGGTGCGAAAGCTGGATGAATATATCGCCACCGGCGCCAAAGAAAAAAAATTCGAGCAGTACCTGTTGGATGTCGGCGTAAGGAATTCCACCGCCATGGCCATGGCCGACCTGAATATCGGGATTCAGCGGGATCTCCTTTCGCGCCACAAAGCGCGATATCTTCCCGAATTGAGCTTGCAGGCGGGATATTCCTACGGCCGCCAGTTTTCTCCGGCGGTGAGTGACAAGAATCACTATTGGATCTTCGGCGGCCTGCTGAAATTCCCCCTTTTCCCGGGAGATCGGACCCACAGCGGCAAAGCGCTTCAGATCGGCATGGATGCGGTGCTTTATAAAAAAGATGCGGCGCGCTATGAAAAAATGCGCGAGGTTTTATCCGAGAAGAATGAACTGGCCGCCCTGATGAGCACCCTGCCTCTCGATTATTTCGCCCGCAACATTTCCTCGCTCAACCTCGATGCTGCCCGCCGGGAATATAACGCCGGCAAACTCTCTTTAAGAGAACTGCTGTCCCAGGAGGAAAGGAGTTCCGCTCAGGCGGTAAGTACCGTCGAGAATAGATATCTTTTTTTTCTGACTTACGCTGAACTTCTTTATTCCTGCGGCGTCGGCTATTTGATTCACAGCACCCCTCAGGAAAATGATTTCTACAGAAATCTCGAGAACTACTTGAAGTAA
- a CDS encoding PDZ domain-containing protein has protein sequence MKNISFLLAILLTAGVVYGQQMNYEKISKEAVAYTVIINIKMEISLGTQTTEAQSRSIGTLVSSEGLVLFDGIPLDSDNPFSMMAGMQINTKPKSIEITMMDGTKYPAEFVGVDKFTKIGFCKIKAERKINFRSVVFKKRDNIRVGEWLTLYSLMPEFVDPPLASDIGMVSSLIKVPENFVLTVGFNENQLSSVLYDRDGNPVGVLGQLDNGGMGSLDASRMPSFSQSEQYLPLLGLIGADKLERLIKDPPTPGKIDRGWLGVYLQALTPDIADFWGIKTSGGIIINEVAKESPADSAGFKTGDIIARMNDKAININKEENLPVFQREIVDMGAGAHVAFEVLRRNDGKVDTLDLRAVLARAPLTPSEVSSYEDSNFSLIVRDMAFADYNLYNLDRREFNGVVVKEVEAGGWASVGEIMPGDIIQAIGGQKISSVTDARTILTEVAANKPKEVVFFIWRDNKTTFVNVKTEW, from the coding sequence GTGAAAAATATTTCTTTCCTACTGGCTATTCTTCTGACAGCGGGGGTCGTTTACGGCCAGCAGATGAATTATGAGAAGATTTCGAAGGAAGCGGTGGCTTATACAGTCATCATCAATATCAAGATGGAGATTTCGCTGGGGACACAGACGACCGAGGCCCAGAGCCGCAGTATCGGCACGTTAGTGAGTTCCGAGGGACTGGTGTTATTCGACGGCATACCGCTGGACAGCGACAACCCTTTTTCGATGATGGCGGGGATGCAGATCAATACCAAGCCGAAAAGCATCGAAATCACCATGATGGACGGTACAAAATACCCGGCGGAATTTGTCGGGGTGGATAAATTCACGAAAATCGGGTTTTGCAAAATAAAAGCGGAGAGGAAGATTAATTTTAGATCGGTTGTTTTCAAGAAACGAGATAATATCCGGGTTGGCGAATGGCTGACATTGTACTCCCTGATGCCGGAGTTTGTCGATCCGCCGTTGGCATCGGATATCGGCATGGTTTCCTCGCTCATAAAGGTACCGGAGAATTTTGTCCTGACGGTCGGGTTCAACGAAAATCAATTGTCCTCGGTTCTATACGATCGTGATGGAAACCCGGTGGGTGTTCTGGGTCAGTTGGATAATGGCGGGATGGGGAGCCTTGATGCGTCACGGATGCCGTCATTTTCACAGTCAGAACAATACTTGCCGCTTCTGGGGCTGATTGGGGCGGACAAACTGGAAAGACTGATTAAGGACCCGCCGACGCCGGGGAAAATCGATCGCGGCTGGCTGGGGGTGTACCTGCAGGCATTGACGCCCGACATCGCCGATTTCTGGGGAATAAAAACGAGCGGCGGAATTATTATTAATGAGGTTGCCAAGGAGTCGCCTGCGGATTCGGCCGGTTTTAAAACCGGAGATATTATCGCTCGCATGAACGATAAAGCAATTAATATCAACAAGGAAGAGAATCTCCCGGTTTTCCAGAGGGAGATTGTCGATATGGGCGCCGGCGCGCATGTCGCCTTTGAGGTGCTTCGACGCAATGACGGCAAGGTGGATACGCTGGATTTGAGGGCGGTGTTGGCCCGCGCCCCGCTCACGCCGTCCGAGGTTTCCAGCTATGAAGACAGCAATTTTTCACTAATAGTGCGCGATATGGCTTTCGCCGATTACAATCTTTACAATCTGGACCGCCGTGAATTCAACGGTGTGGTGGTCAAGGAAGTGGAAGCCGGCGGCTGGGCATCGGTGGGCGAAATAATGCCGGGTGATATTATTCAGGCGATCGGTGGGCAAAAGATATCCTCGGTTACGGATGCCCGGACGATTCTTACGGAGGTTGCCGCCAATAAACCAAAGGAAGTGGTTTTCTTTATCTGGCGGGACAATAAGACGACATTTGTAAATGTGAAGACTGAATGGTAG
- a CDS encoding trypsin-like peptidase domain-containing protein, with amino-acid sequence MRKAFWVLILVIFMRLAAGAVQIPPLQQEIFLARDKVLPALVHIQPVITDYRTGKMIKQSVVGSGVIFNKDGYVVTNYHVAGKAERIICTLNSKEQVRATLIGGDPLTDIAIIKLDLKEYKGNLPMAEFGNSDSLQVGQYVLAMGSPLALSRSVSCGVVSTTDRNFSGDVRLPSGEKTGMYNNWIQTDAAINPGNSGGPLVDLSGKVVGINSRATMFANTIGFAIPINIVKHVVESILSQGKVVRSWIGVNCQELQNLEGWFGTALNEGVLIASVDPKSPAEEAGLQSGDIILKVDGKPVSARFAEELPAFYKMIADYPAGTNIRLSMLRGNKPVNIEVATRELGDALGEDLDCKDWSFTVKGLTKQMAVDNQLEDTLGVYVSGVQRVGAAGEGGLHPGDVIKGINEKPINTFREFSDRYIELTTSGAERILFTVKRFGSTKFILIRVDGARATESGKQGVEE; translated from the coding sequence ATGCGAAAAGCTTTTTGGGTACTGATTCTAGTTATATTTATGAGACTGGCGGCCGGGGCCGTGCAAATTCCCCCCCTGCAACAGGAAATATTCCTGGCTCGGGACAAGGTTCTCCCCGCTCTGGTTCATATCCAGCCGGTGATCACCGATTACCGCACGGGCAAGATGATTAAGCAATCGGTGGTTGGTTCGGGGGTTATTTTTAATAAGGACGGTTATGTAGTCACCAATTATCATGTGGCCGGCAAAGCGGAACGGATTATTTGCACGCTTAACAGTAAGGAGCAGGTCAGGGCGACGCTGATCGGCGGCGACCCGCTGACTGATATCGCCATAATAAAATTGGATCTCAAGGAATATAAGGGGAATTTGCCGATGGCCGAATTCGGCAACTCTGATTCGCTTCAGGTGGGCCAGTACGTTTTGGCAATGGGGTCTCCCCTGGCGCTTTCCCGTTCGGTATCGTGCGGGGTGGTTTCGACCACCGACCGCAATTTTTCAGGTGATGTGCGGCTTCCCTCCGGCGAGAAAACCGGCATGTATAACAACTGGATCCAGACCGATGCGGCGATCAATCCGGGAAACTCGGGTGGGCCGCTGGTGGACCTTAGCGGGAAGGTAGTCGGCATCAATTCGCGGGCGACGATGTTTGCCAACACCATCGGTTTTGCCATCCCGATCAATATAGTCAAGCATGTGGTAGAGAGCATTTTGTCTCAGGGAAAGGTGGTGCGGAGCTGGATCGGGGTAAACTGCCAGGAACTTCAGAATCTGGAAGGGTGGTTTGGAACGGCGCTCAATGAAGGTGTCCTGATTGCCTCGGTTGACCCGAAATCGCCGGCGGAAGAGGCCGGCCTTCAGTCAGGCGATATTATCCTGAAAGTTGACGGGAAGCCTGTCTCGGCTCGTTTTGCCGAGGAATTACCCGCTTTCTATAAAATGATTGCCGATTATCCGGCCGGAACCAATATCAGGCTCTCGATGCTGCGCGGCAACAAACCGGTCAATATTGAGGTTGCCACCCGCGAGCTGGGAGATGCTCTGGGCGAGGACCTTGACTGTAAGGACTGGAGCTTCACTGTCAAGGGTCTCACCAAGCAAATGGCGGTCGATAATCAGCTTGAGGACACGTTGGGAGTATATGTATCCGGAGTGCAGAGGGTCGGCGCCGCGGGTGAAGGCGGGCTGCATCCGGGCGATGTGATCAAAGGAATCAATGAGAAACCGATTAATACTTTCAGAGAATTCTCTGATCGTTATATTGAGTTGACGACCTCCGGGGCGGAGCGGATATTATTCACGGTCAAGCGTTTCGGCAGCACCAAATTTATCCTGATCCGGGTTGACGGCGCCAGGGCCACGGAATCCGGGAAACAAGGAGTGGAAGAGTGA